In methanogenic archaeon ISO4-H5, the following are encoded in one genomic region:
- a CDS encoding adhesin-like protein: MRDGSIIVIAAICVGVLAGFASVLFLFGNEAYDDSVPDYFGLSSTKLTLSTNDADPYQLGTWSLPSGKSYSDIEWSSSDSSVATVDGGKIKGVSTGQATITARIGSYSDTCLVTVDNTTGTRPTYYYNAYSEKFDYAELSGDGFENGLLSLTFNANGAMVITLAGYDKTWLDYGTYFTGNATADFKSILMTFTQGDTQIDREYTNQYKNHKSFWDLGKSTSVADSTDTPMMVIDASNFTYGECTVKFTLTTEGSLFTSKTETISGTISYIEGDGLFDTSGTYTRSYAWQFGFSSSDYSKYGFTVSYPYSDYWNGYYKNTKLLDTESLRNYKNYSWVTEFATSSESVKLLSDAIKKEYTAYSSNDEKFAEFILAFGQISYEYGYDHSQYITGTGTNKESTDYWAYCDQTIFSGIGDCEDTSILIASIMKALGYNTACVVLPSHMTFAVELSEYGLMSQAYNFKIEEKPYYLCETTVHAPTVVRESAARYTWVPFILDASSASTYPVGVISSDYEGEEFSYYLL; the protein is encoded by the coding sequence ATGAGGGACGGAAGTATCATTGTTATCGCGGCAATCTGCGTCGGGGTTCTCGCCGGTTTCGCCTCAGTCCTATTCCTCTTCGGAAATGAGGCATACGACGACTCCGTCCCGGACTATTTCGGCCTCTCCAGCACCAAATTGACTCTCTCTACCAACGATGCCGACCCTTACCAACTGGGTACCTGGTCCCTCCCTTCCGGCAAATCATATTCGGACATCGAGTGGTCCTCTTCTGATTCATCGGTTGCTACAGTGGACGGAGGAAAGATCAAAGGAGTCAGTACAGGACAGGCAACTATTACCGCCAGAATTGGCTCTTACTCCGATACTTGTTTGGTAACCGTGGATAATACTACCGGAACCAGGCCGACCTATTACTACAACGCTTACAGTGAGAAGTTTGATTATGCCGAACTCTCCGGAGACGGATTTGAAAATGGACTGCTCTCACTGACATTCAATGCCAACGGTGCGATGGTAATCACGCTTGCGGGATATGACAAAACTTGGCTTGATTATGGCACTTATTTCACAGGTAATGCCACTGCAGATTTCAAATCCATACTGATGACCTTCACACAGGGAGATACACAAATCGACCGTGAATACACTAATCAGTACAAGAACCACAAATCGTTCTGGGACTTGGGAAAAAGCACTTCCGTTGCAGATAGCACTGATACACCCATGATGGTGATCGATGCATCTAATTTCACATATGGGGAGTGCACAGTCAAATTCACTCTGACTACAGAAGGAAGTCTGTTTACAAGCAAGACAGAGACGATTTCAGGCACCATATCTTACATTGAGGGTGATGGCTTATTCGATACATCTGGCACATATACTCGCTCGTATGCCTGGCAGTTCGGTTTCAGCAGCAGCGATTATAGCAAATACGGTTTCACGGTAAGCTATCCTTACAGCGACTATTGGAACGGATATTACAAGAATACAAAACTGCTTGACACCGAGTCTCTGAGAAACTACAAGAATTACTCTTGGGTAACTGAATTTGCCACATCCTCGGAATCAGTCAAACTGCTATCTGATGCTATCAAAAAAGAATATACCGCATACTCTTCAAACGATGAAAAGTTCGCCGAGTTCATTCTTGCCTTCGGTCAAATAAGCTATGAATATGGTTACGACCACTCCCAATACATAACGGGAACTGGAACGAACAAGGAATCAACCGATTACTGGGCCTACTGCGATCAGACAATATTCTCGGGAATAGGTGACTGCGAAGACACATCCATTCTGATAGCATCGATAATGAAGGCCCTCGGTTACAATACTGCATGTGTTGTTCTGCCGTCTCACATGACCTTCGCTGTGGAACTTTCCGAATATGGACTGATGTCTCAAGCATATAACTTCAAGATTGAGGAAAAACCATACTACTTGTGCGAGACTACCGTGCACGCCCCCACAGTTGTTCGCGAATCCGCTGCACGTTACACATGGGTTCCGTTTATCTTAGATGCTTCGAGTGCCAGCACATATCCTGTGGGAGTCATCAGTTCCGATTACGAAGGCGAGGAATTCAGCTACTACTTGCTGTGA
- a CDS encoding MatE efflux family protein, translated as MSDIRKALSEHLMFFKGWAIYLPFLILILCNFTDQYFITLQGGVATKSYTLSMPVYWVLVSIGTGISAIMAILLKQHIDAGDTDAMNRSASNAIVYTIIFSLIISLIVYLILLPILYSFTEDAVADTAFDFINPLLVFNFAITVNMVLMAILLTIGERKKYLFCLGLTLFAELAVDPIFIFIFDMGVYGNGLGTVTSLSISGLLALYWLLRGKTTLRISWRLVSLKPEDLRRAAKGVFVYAVPIASQHIGELVVRLKLYLTYSLTYGIPMLYSSFVAIIGSGTAASTGKEYKRLYEENDIDGAYSVFKTAMLEAFILMMIISTFMYVFDEELIWFFVNHSSLEESSYVGVWTLDVLCFSGPFLGLKIACGAVYSDRVGLKRDYLDILLIVIVRTIILVYALEYDFAMAMYLILAERMVIGILAVLQARMYILSKKKRVGPVTASSS; from the coding sequence ATGTCTGATATCAGGAAGGCATTGTCAGAACACTTGATGTTCTTCAAAGGGTGGGCAATCTACCTGCCGTTCCTGATACTTATTCTGTGCAACTTCACCGATCAGTACTTCATCACCCTCCAGGGCGGAGTAGCCACCAAATCCTACACCCTCAGCATGCCCGTCTACTGGGTGCTGGTCTCCATCGGAACCGGTATTTCCGCCATCATGGCCATCCTCCTGAAGCAGCACATCGATGCGGGAGACACCGACGCCATGAACAGGTCGGCGTCGAATGCTATTGTTTACACGATCATCTTCTCGCTTATCATTTCGTTAATCGTGTATCTGATCCTTTTGCCCATTCTGTACAGTTTCACTGAGGATGCGGTGGCGGATACCGCATTCGATTTCATCAACCCCCTACTCGTCTTCAACTTCGCCATTACAGTCAACATGGTCCTGATGGCCATTCTGCTGACCATCGGCGAGAGGAAGAAGTATCTGTTCTGTCTTGGCCTTACCCTCTTCGCAGAACTCGCCGTGGATCCCATCTTCATCTTCATCTTCGACATGGGCGTCTACGGAAACGGTCTCGGTACCGTGACCAGCTTATCAATTTCCGGATTGCTGGCACTTTATTGGCTGCTGAGGGGAAAGACGACTCTGAGGATATCATGGAGACTCGTGAGTCTGAAACCGGAAGACCTTCGGAGGGCTGCCAAGGGAGTGTTCGTCTACGCCGTTCCGATCGCATCGCAGCACATCGGTGAGCTGGTCGTCCGTCTCAAACTGTATCTCACTTATTCCCTGACCTACGGAATCCCCATGCTGTATTCCTCCTTCGTGGCGATCATCGGCAGCGGAACCGCGGCGTCCACCGGAAAGGAATACAAGAGACTCTACGAGGAGAACGACATCGACGGCGCATATTCCGTGTTCAAAACGGCCATGCTCGAAGCTTTCATCCTGATGATGATCATCAGCACCTTCATGTATGTGTTCGACGAGGAGCTCATCTGGTTCTTCGTCAACCACTCGTCACTGGAAGAGTCATCGTACGTCGGGGTTTGGACCTTGGACGTCCTCTGTTTCTCGGGACCGTTCCTCGGACTCAAGATCGCCTGCGGAGCCGTCTATTCGGACAGGGTGGGCCTGAAGAGGGACTACTTGGATATTCTTCTGATCGTTATCGTCAGGACCATCATACTGGTCTACGCTCTCGAGTACGATTTCGCCATGGCGATGTACCTCATCCTCGCAGAGCGTATGGTCATCGGTATCCTGGCGGTCCTCCAGGCAAGGATGTACATCCTCTCCAAGAAGAAGAGGGTCGGTCCGGTCACAGCAAGTAGTAGCTGA
- a CDS encoding methylcobalamin:coenzyme M methyltransferase MtaA1 gives MNARDEIVDAMEGRRAELPPPAVFTSTATVSQMDSSGCSWPEANFDPQKLVGLSLEMNRRFGFGSVRLPFSISVEAKVHGCEVAEGKKDTPPMVLSSPYAGKGALSDVPDLMPVDEFLSSGWVASVLQAAELMNKHEEVFKTVSIDGPFSVAEFLAGAENMIMGLLMEPALVDKWISAMVPYQEAYASRVTELCDNVMVIEEADTSILPPEYFDQVIGSKLPGVILKAMKSSFCSLHSCGDTIAVVDELSNLGEDLISCEASESPRAYTERIHRKCKVLGSVNPIRVLMQGTPLDVLEAAAHSVEAGFDLIGPECGVSPLTSDENLMMLSHYRERLR, from the coding sequence ATGAATGCCAGGGACGAGATCGTCGACGCAATGGAAGGGCGCAGGGCCGAATTGCCTCCGCCCGCCGTATTCACTTCGACTGCCACCGTGAGTCAGATGGACTCTTCGGGATGCAGTTGGCCCGAGGCCAATTTCGATCCGCAGAAGTTGGTGGGGCTGTCCCTGGAGATGAACCGCAGGTTCGGATTCGGTTCCGTCAGGCTCCCCTTCTCCATCTCTGTGGAGGCCAAGGTACACGGCTGTGAGGTTGCCGAAGGCAAGAAGGACACTCCGCCTATGGTCCTCAGTTCCCCCTACGCAGGCAAGGGCGCTCTTTCCGACGTCCCTGACCTGATGCCTGTCGACGAATTCCTTTCCAGCGGCTGGGTAGCATCAGTGCTGCAGGCCGCCGAACTGATGAACAAGCATGAGGAGGTCTTCAAGACGGTCTCTATCGACGGTCCCTTCTCGGTCGCCGAGTTCCTGGCAGGTGCCGAGAACATGATCATGGGACTCCTGATGGAACCGGCTCTGGTCGATAAGTGGATCTCTGCCATGGTGCCTTACCAGGAAGCGTATGCATCCCGCGTGACCGAGCTCTGCGACAACGTGATGGTAATCGAGGAAGCCGATACAAGCATCCTGCCTCCGGAGTATTTTGACCAAGTTATAGGTTCCAAGCTTCCCGGAGTGATCCTGAAGGCCATGAAGTCATCTTTCTGTTCGCTGCACAGCTGCGGAGACACCATCGCTGTGGTCGATGAGCTTTCCAATCTAGGAGAGGACCTTATCTCCTGCGAAGCATCCGAATCCCCCAGGGCATACACCGAGAGGATCCACCGCAAGTGCAAGGTGTTGGGTTCCGTCAACCCTATCCGGGTCCTGATGCAGGGAACCCCGTTGGATGTCCTGGAGGCCGCCGCCCATTCCGTCGAAGCAGGATTCGACCTCATCGGACCCGAATGCGGAGTATCCCCGCTTACATCTGATGAAAACCTGATGATGCTGTCCCATTACCGCGAGCGCCTGAGGTAA
- a CDS encoding DNA polymerase IV — protein MTGRDRIIIHVDMDAFYASVEIRDNPVLKGKPVIIGALPDQRGVVSTCSYEARSFGVRSGMNIKEAYRLCPQGVYIHPDFEKYKAVSEQLHGIWDSYATVSEPIAFDESFLDVTATAGNFDRAAEMAREIKRRTREEVGLTCSVGVAYCMSAAKIASEEMKPDGFFEIRTREEFVELMSGREVRELFSVGPRTAERLNDLGITTVSDIRDHAKDVVRAFGKHGSFLVGLADGIDDREVTPYRPEDAKSVSRELTFQEDVSDYVLIRDVILLLALSVEERASRYGLHGNGISVKITYSDMKTITRTRTGASDDSAITIAKEAWKMLENLGKRPVRLIGVGVFNFAAKKVRQMTLDPEEEEIPAEEELAYFLERMHKRYRFDFAKNREWMLRVDRMHGVAEHMRIQRNKTLSKNGHSQ, from the coding sequence ATGACAGGAAGGGATCGCATCATCATCCATGTGGACATGGATGCCTTCTATGCGTCAGTCGAGATCCGCGACAATCCTGTGCTGAAAGGGAAGCCCGTCATCATTGGGGCGCTTCCCGACCAGAGGGGCGTGGTGTCCACTTGCAGCTACGAAGCGAGGAGCTTCGGGGTGCGTTCCGGTATGAATATCAAGGAGGCATACCGCCTCTGTCCGCAAGGGGTTTACATCCACCCGGATTTCGAGAAGTACAAGGCTGTTTCGGAACAGCTTCACGGTATCTGGGACTCTTATGCCACCGTGTCCGAGCCCATAGCATTCGACGAGTCTTTTCTTGATGTGACTGCGACCGCAGGGAATTTTGACAGGGCTGCCGAGATGGCAAGGGAGATCAAGCGCAGGACCAGGGAGGAGGTGGGACTCACCTGCTCGGTCGGAGTTGCCTACTGTATGTCTGCAGCCAAGATCGCCAGCGAGGAGATGAAGCCCGACGGTTTCTTCGAGATCCGTACCCGCGAGGAGTTCGTCGAACTGATGTCCGGCAGGGAGGTCAGGGAGCTGTTCTCGGTCGGACCGAGAACGGCAGAGAGGCTCAACGACTTGGGAATAACCACTGTCTCCGATATCAGAGACCACGCAAAGGATGTGGTGAGAGCCTTCGGCAAGCACGGTTCCTTCTTGGTCGGTTTAGCTGACGGCATCGACGACCGCGAGGTCACCCCGTATCGTCCAGAGGATGCCAAATCGGTCAGCAGGGAACTGACCTTCCAGGAGGATGTGTCCGATTATGTGCTCATCCGCGATGTGATTCTTCTTTTAGCATTGAGTGTGGAGGAACGTGCCTCGAGATACGGGCTGCACGGAAATGGAATTTCTGTGAAGATCACCTATTCCGACATGAAGACCATCACCAGGACCCGCACCGGTGCTTCCGACGACAGCGCCATCACCATCGCCAAGGAGGCATGGAAGATGCTGGAGAATCTCGGTAAGAGGCCTGTGAGGCTCATCGGAGTGGGGGTGTTCAACTTCGCCGCCAAGAAGGTCCGTCAGATGACTTTGGATCCGGAAGAGGAGGAGATTCCCGCCGAGGAGGAACTCGCCTATTTCCTGGAGAGGATGCATAAACGCTACCGTTTCGATTTCGCGAAGAACCGTGAATGGATGCTTCGCGTGGACCGTATGCACGGTGTGGCGGAACACATGCGTATACAGCGGAATAAGACACTTTCCAAAAACGGTCATTCACAGTAA
- a CDS encoding NADPH-dependent FMN reductase: MTKIVAVNGSPRKGWNTDLLIAEAAKGAESAGAEVQYFDLYKLENFTGCVSCFGCKRKAHEGECVIKDGLKPVLDAIKEADAVIMGAPNYFGDLCAEFKLFYERLVFPYLTYNAENPCCNTRKIPVLLIMTSNAPENMYMKMLDGYRNTLNNFIGPTQVMVSGETMQVKDYSKFNWTFFNGEERVKRRETVFPKELEKAFALGKSLV, from the coding sequence ATGACCAAAATCGTAGCTGTCAACGGAAGCCCCCGCAAAGGCTGGAATACCGATCTCCTCATTGCAGAAGCGGCCAAAGGGGCCGAATCCGCCGGAGCCGAGGTGCAGTATTTCGACCTGTACAAGCTGGAGAACTTCACCGGCTGCGTATCATGCTTCGGATGCAAGAGGAAGGCTCACGAGGGCGAGTGCGTCATCAAGGACGGTCTCAAACCCGTTCTCGATGCCATCAAAGAAGCCGATGCGGTCATCATGGGTGCCCCCAATTACTTCGGTGACCTCTGTGCGGAGTTCAAGCTGTTCTACGAGAGGCTCGTGTTCCCGTATCTCACCTACAATGCAGAGAACCCCTGCTGCAACACCAGGAAGATACCTGTCCTGCTCATCATGACCAGCAACGCACCCGAGAACATGTACATGAAGATGCTCGATGGCTACAGGAACACCCTGAACAACTTCATCGGTCCCACTCAGGTCATGGTGAGCGGAGAGACCATGCAGGTGAAGGACTACAGCAAATTCAACTGGACCTTCTTCAACGGGGAAGAGAGGGTGAAGAGGCGCGAGACCGTGTTCCCCAAGGAACTCGAGAAGGCCTTCGCCCTCGGAAAATCCCTAGTCTGA
- a CDS encoding uroporphyrinogen III synthase HemD — protein MKEAESLGFTVLAAPSLEVEMAPESEFVRLRESLIADSLAVFGSTTAADMCQKYFGEHLPELFEGHRVYAIGSRTADRLTELGIEVSELPKEYSSYGLVDLLKEDIGGKRVVMVRSDSGTDILSEGITEAGAELVDIAVYHLNDAGVTKDTEAMMDAIAEKRMDWIAFTSPMSSEVFFGHMSERFGEDGFRYMCQNVKVAAIGRPTAEALARLGRPVDLVPSKSTFRDMLEEIRNQIRQ, from the coding sequence GTGAAGGAGGCGGAATCTTTGGGATTCACCGTACTCGCCGCACCTTCCCTGGAAGTCGAGATGGCACCCGAGTCCGAGTTCGTCAGGCTCCGTGAGAGTCTCATTGCGGATTCGCTCGCGGTGTTCGGTTCCACCACCGCAGCGGATATGTGCCAGAAGTACTTCGGAGAGCATCTTCCCGAGCTCTTCGAAGGACACCGGGTGTATGCCATCGGGTCCCGTACCGCCGACCGTCTCACCGAATTGGGGATCGAGGTTTCAGAACTTCCCAAGGAGTATTCTTCTTACGGTCTGGTAGATCTTCTCAAGGAGGATATCGGCGGCAAAAGGGTTGTAATGGTCCGCTCCGACAGCGGTACCGATATCCTTTCGGAAGGAATCACGGAAGCCGGTGCGGAACTCGTCGATATAGCAGTCTACCATCTCAATGATGCTGGTGTCACGAAGGACACCGAAGCCATGATGGATGCCATTGCGGAGAAGCGCATGGATTGGATCGCATTCACCTCCCCCATGTCATCTGAAGTGTTCTTCGGCCACATGTCGGAACGCTTTGGAGAAGACGGTTTCCGTTATATGTGCCAGAATGTAAAAGTAGCTGCCATCGGAAGGCCCACCGCCGAGGCATTGGCAAGACTTGGACGCCCTGTCGATCTGGTCCCTTCGAAAAGCACTTTCAGGGACATGCTTGAAGAGATCAGGAATCAGATTCGTCAGTGA
- a CDS encoding uroporphyrin-III C-methyltransferase CorA, translating into MKGKVYLVGAGPGDLGLMTIKGMDLLRSADVVMYDALANPELLKECKEGAELIDAGKRGGDHHLRQWETNALLVKKAEEGKIVVRLKGGDPFLFGRGAVEAEELRKAGAEVHVVPGVSSSISVPELAGIPVTHRDYASLVTFITGHEKDDRKEDRIDWKSLVAGHGTLVILMGLGNSGKISRELIEGGMSPDMPAAVISKGSTPQQRVETTTVSRLEETIRDKALEAPGIMVIGEVSKLHDVLGDLR; encoded by the coding sequence ATGAAAGGAAAGGTATATCTCGTCGGGGCCGGACCCGGCGATCTGGGTCTTATGACCATCAAAGGAATGGACCTCCTCAGGAGCGCGGATGTCGTCATGTATGACGCATTGGCGAACCCCGAGCTCCTGAAGGAGTGCAAGGAGGGTGCCGAGCTCATCGATGCCGGAAAGCGCGGAGGAGACCACCATCTCAGGCAGTGGGAGACCAACGCACTCCTGGTCAAGAAGGCCGAGGAAGGAAAGATCGTTGTGAGGCTGAAGGGCGGCGACCCCTTCCTCTTCGGACGCGGCGCAGTGGAGGCAGAGGAGCTCAGGAAGGCAGGTGCCGAGGTACATGTCGTACCCGGAGTATCGTCTTCCATCTCCGTCCCCGAGCTGGCAGGAATCCCCGTCACCCACAGGGATTATGCCTCGCTGGTGACCTTCATCACCGGACACGAGAAGGATGACCGCAAGGAGGACAGGATTGACTGGAAATCTCTGGTCGCAGGACACGGTACCCTCGTGATCCTCATGGGTCTCGGCAACTCCGGCAAAATCTCCAGGGAACTCATCGAGGGAGGTATGTCCCCCGACATGCCCGCCGCTGTCATCTCCAAGGGTTCCACTCCCCAGCAAAGGGTGGAGACCACCACCGTCTCCCGTCTCGAGGAGACCATCAGGGATAAGGCACTGGAGGCTCCCGGAATCATGGTCATCGGAGAGGTCTCCAAACTCCACGACGTGCTCGGTGACCTAAGGTGA
- a CDS encoding porphobilinogen deaminase HemC, whose translation MLKVGTRESALAMRQTDIFREKMAVLNPDVSIEVIGMKALGDIDLTSPLDQMSNVGAFVRELDEAIMKGAIDASVNSLKDVPTKMSPALTLPAIFERDAVEDVILPCRLEELPKGAKVGTSSIRRGMQLKNLRPDLDIQPLRGNIHTRMDKLDSGKYDAILLAKAGLDRMGIDRPMYKLDRKVFIPAPAQGTIAVECRADDTDTIEILKKLDHAPTRAAVTLERDLMRLMGAGCSAPVGINAVLEGSKLSLNAVSYGYTPEPRRVETKVDADYTQEEAAVIADYLVGKRDDLL comes from the coding sequence GTGTTGAAGGTAGGTACCCGCGAGAGCGCCCTTGCCATGAGGCAGACCGACATCTTCAGGGAGAAGATGGCCGTTCTGAATCCTGATGTCAGCATCGAGGTCATCGGTATGAAGGCGCTCGGGGATATCGACCTCACCTCGCCCCTCGACCAGATGTCCAATGTAGGTGCTTTCGTCCGTGAATTGGACGAAGCCATCATGAAAGGGGCCATCGACGCCTCGGTAAACTCGTTGAAAGATGTGCCCACCAAGATGAGTCCCGCCCTTACCCTCCCTGCCATCTTCGAGAGGGATGCTGTAGAGGATGTCATCCTCCCCTGCAGGCTGGAGGAACTCCCCAAGGGCGCGAAGGTGGGAACTTCGTCCATCAGGAGGGGTATGCAGCTGAAGAACCTGCGCCCCGACCTCGACATCCAGCCCCTGAGGGGAAACATCCACACCAGGATGGACAAGCTGGATTCCGGGAAATACGATGCCATCCTCCTCGCCAAGGCTGGTCTCGACAGGATGGGTATCGACCGTCCCATGTACAAACTCGACAGGAAGGTCTTCATCCCCGCTCCCGCCCAGGGCACCATCGCTGTGGAATGCAGGGCTGATGATACCGATACCATCGAGATACTGAAGAAACTCGACCACGCCCCCACCAGGGCCGCGGTCACCCTCGAGAGGGACCTTATGAGGCTGATGGGTGCCGGATGCTCCGCACCCGTCGGTATAAATGCGGTCCTGGAGGGAAGCAAACTGTCACTGAACGCTGTGAGTTACGGGTACACCCCGGAGCCTCGCAGGGTCGAAACCAAGGTGGATGCGGATTACACGCAGGAAGAGGCCGCCGTTATCGCCGACTATCTCGTCGGGAAGAGAGATGATCTGCTATGA
- a CDS encoding glutamate-1-semialdehyde-2,1-aminomutase HemL yields the protein MDRSAQFYEESKKLTPGGVSSPVRAFSPNPLFISEGHGSRITDVDGNEYIDLCMAYGPLLTGHACPRVMDAAAQQIRKGTVYGAPSEPELNLIKRIHEEIPSAEMVRLGCSGTEATMHAIRVARGVTGRDDIIKIRGGFHGAHDAALVNAGSGSAGGTPSSKGVLSDVAKHTFTAEYNDIQSFSDIMDKQDIACVIMEPIMGNVGVVPPEKGFLEDLRKVTLEHDTILIFDEVITGFRASSGGAQKRYGVTPDMTTMGKIIGGGFAAGAFMGKKEIMENVAPQGGVYVAGTFAGNPVSAAAGLAQIDLMCSGDNYAKLEKRTDSLVKSIRESMEDAKVTGCVNSVASMFSVFFGVDKVTNGTEAMKADRQMFDKLFRFMLKNGVYLPPSAFEVDFMSLAHSDEDAKILAEKFKEFFGSVKC from the coding sequence ATGGACAGGTCCGCACAGTTCTATGAGGAATCCAAGAAACTCACTCCCGGAGGAGTCTCCAGCCCCGTCAGGGCATTCTCCCCCAACCCCCTCTTCATCTCCGAGGGACACGGCAGCAGGATCACCGATGTCGATGGTAACGAGTATATCGACCTCTGCATGGCCTACGGGCCTCTCCTCACCGGACATGCCTGCCCCCGTGTCATGGATGCGGCCGCTCAGCAGATCAGGAAGGGAACCGTCTACGGTGCACCTTCCGAACCCGAACTCAATCTCATCAAGAGGATTCACGAGGAGATCCCCTCTGCGGAAATGGTGAGGCTCGGATGCTCGGGTACCGAGGCTACCATGCACGCCATTCGCGTCGCCAGGGGAGTCACCGGTAGGGACGACATCATCAAGATCCGCGGAGGATTCCACGGAGCCCACGACGCGGCACTTGTGAATGCCGGTTCCGGCAGTGCCGGAGGAACTCCCTCATCGAAAGGAGTGCTCTCCGACGTGGCGAAGCACACCTTCACCGCCGAGTACAATGACATTCAGTCTTTCTCGGACATCATGGATAAGCAGGACATCGCCTGCGTAATCATGGAGCCTATCATGGGCAACGTGGGAGTCGTACCTCCCGAGAAGGGATTCCTCGAGGACCTCAGAAAGGTCACGCTGGAACATGACACCATACTCATCTTCGACGAGGTCATCACCGGCTTCAGAGCATCCTCCGGAGGAGCTCAGAAACGCTACGGCGTCACCCCCGATATGACCACCATGGGAAAGATCATCGGCGGAGGATTCGCAGCCGGTGCCTTCATGGGAAAGAAGGAGATAATGGAGAACGTAGCTCCTCAGGGAGGCGTCTACGTAGCAGGTACCTTCGCAGGTAATCCCGTATCGGCAGCCGCAGGTCTGGCACAGATAGATCTGATGTGCTCCGGGGACAATTACGCAAAGCTCGAGAAGAGGACCGACTCCCTCGTCAAGTCCATCAGGGAGAGCATGGAGGATGCCAAGGTCACCGGATGCGTCAACAGTGTGGCATCCATGTTCTCCGTGTTCTTCGGAGTCGACAAGGTCACCAACGGCACCGAGGCCATGAAGGCCGACCGTCAGATGTTCGATAAGCTGTTCAGGTTCATGCTCAAGAACGGAGTATATCTGCCACCCTCCGCCTTCGAGGTCGACTTCATGTCCCTTGCCCACAGCGATGAGGACGCAAAGATCCTGGCGGAGAAGTTCAAGGAGTTCTTCGGGAGCGTGAAGTGTTGA
- a CDS encoding delta-aminolevulinic acid dehydratase HemB, translating to MYYPEVRMRRLRQSEKIRNLVAETRLHPDQFILPIFFDENIDKVKTTDSMPGVKTFPLSGYDKIASDIQESGVNSVLVFGVPAHKDAVGSGAYAKDGVVQKAIEGLKKNSDMLVIADLCLCEYTDHGHCGVLDHDGCVINDETIELYAKTAVSQADAGADIIAPSGMMDGQIAAIRAALDDAGHKNVPIMAYSAKFYSAYYGPFRDVANSAPGKGNRAGYQMQCGNRREAMREIELDIEEGADMIMVKPAGPYLDIIREARDRFDLPLAAYQVSGEYAMIKAAAANGWIDEERIMMESLLGIKRAGADMIITYFAEEAARML from the coding sequence ATGTATTACCCAGAAGTACGCATGAGGAGACTCAGACAGAGCGAGAAGATCAGGAACCTGGTGGCGGAGACGAGACTCCACCCCGACCAGTTCATCCTACCCATCTTCTTCGACGAGAATATCGACAAGGTGAAGACCACCGATTCCATGCCCGGAGTCAAGACCTTCCCCCTGTCCGGTTACGACAAGATCGCATCCGACATCCAGGAGAGCGGAGTGAATTCCGTATTGGTGTTCGGTGTCCCCGCCCACAAGGACGCGGTCGGTTCCGGAGCATACGCCAAGGACGGAGTCGTCCAGAAGGCCATCGAGGGACTGAAGAAGAACTCCGACATGCTGGTCATCGCCGACCTCTGTCTCTGTGAGTACACAGACCACGGACACTGCGGTGTTCTCGATCATGACGGATGCGTAATCAATGACGAGACCATCGAACTCTACGCCAAGACCGCCGTCTCCCAGGCAGATGCCGGAGCGGACATCATCGCCCCCAGCGGAATGATGGACGGTCAGATTGCCGCCATCAGGGCAGCTCTCGACGATGCGGGACACAAGAACGTCCCCATCATGGCATACAGCGCCAAGTTCTACAGTGCCTACTACGGACCCTTCAGGGACGTGGCGAACTCGGCACCCGGCAAGGGTAACCGTGCAGGCTACCAGATGCAGTGCGGAAACCGCAGGGAGGCCATGAGGGAGATCGAATTGGATATCGAGGAGGGCGCAGACATGATTATGGTCAAGCCCGCCGGCCCCTACCTCGACATCATCAGGGAAGCAAGGGACCGTTTCGACCTGCCTCTCGCTGCCTACCAGGTCTCCGGAGAATATGCCATGATCAAGGCTGCGGCCGCCAACGGATGGATCGACGAAGAGAGGATCATGATGGAATCCCTCCTCGGAATCAAGAGGGCCGGCGCCGACATGATAATCACCTACTTCGCAGAAGAAGCCGCCAGGATGCTGTGA